AAAAAGACTATAGCCATCTTATTTGAGTTGCCCTATTTTGAGCCAGATTCAAAGGTAATTTTCTCAGACTGGTAAGCTGGGGGTTCTACATGAATGAGAATCCTAACAGGCCGGAAACGTTCTTCTAGTTGGTTTTCCACTTCTTCAGTGATGCGATGGGCGGTTTCTACATCTGTTGCATCTACAATTAAATGCATTTCAATAAAAACTTGACGGCCTAGAACTCCACGAGAAGCAATGTCATGACAGTTAACTACTCCCGGAACAGAAAGCGCGATCGCATTAATCGCTTCTGGTGCGATCGCCATTTCATCTACTAGTGAAGGTAAATTCGCTTTTAAAACTGACCAACCACTCCAAAATACCAACAAAGCAACCGGGAAAGCTAAAACTACATCCAGCCATTGATAACCTAGCCACACGCCAACCAAGCCGCCAATTACCGTAATTGTCACCCACACATCACTCATCGTATGGGTAGCATCAGCAATCAAAATTGGGCTACCTACTCTTTTTCCTACACTCCGTTCGTAAAAAGTCACAAAAATATTCACACCCAGTACAATTAGTAACAGCCACAATTCTGGTGCTGATATTTTTACAGGATGACCGCCTTTAAGAATTCTTTCGATTGCTCCTTGGAGAATTTCAAAACAAGCTATCCCTAAAAATGCAGAAATGCCCAAAGCACCCACAGCTTCAAATTTTTGATGTCCGTAGGGATGTTCGCGATCGGGGTGTGGGGAAGAAAATTTACTAGTAATCAATCCTAAAACATTGTTGGCGCTATCTGTGACGCTGTGTAAAGCATCCGCCAACAAGCTAAGAGAACCTGTTGAGTAACCTACAACTGCTTTCAATGCCATGACAAACAGGTTTAATAGTAGGGTGATAATTAGAACCTTGCGTACCACCGCGCGGTTATCGTAAGTCATAAATAATTTCTAACATTCAGTAATCGGGTTTTAATTTAATCTCAAAACCCAAATAATACTTATCAAAGTATTAGCTTAGATGCAATACATCTCTCTAAAGACTAAAATTTTTCCTATTAAGTTATTGCAATTATTTATAATTAATATTTTTTCAAAGCTTATTCTGTTTGAGAAACTAAATTTTTGCTAAATGCAGATTTTTAGCATTAAATGACTTCTATTACTTTTTCAAAAGCAAAATAAAATTTTAGAAATATCCTTTGTTTATCTCTCAAGCAAGAAAAAAGACTATCTATACTTTGAATTTTAGACAAAATCATCTGTGCAGCAATTTCTAGCTAATTACCGCAGATATTGCATCATTTATTTGTTGCGACAGTATATAAAATGGCGGTTTAATATTATGCTATTACCCTGATAAAAGCGGTTAATTCTTGTCTTTCTTTCGGTAGATTTTCACAGAATTCATAAAATACTGTTCTTGGCTTTACTAAAAATATACAGTTCCTTTATATTGTCAATAGTATTTATCAAGAAGATTTAATATTATCAAAATATTTCATTAAGGAAGCCAAAAAGCTTTGTAGCTTATAATACACCTACAAGTTCAAGACCACACTCTTAGCGTGGTCTTTGAGCTGTTCAGTATTGTTTACTTTGCTAGAAAGCTTAGTGGCAAGGACAAAATCTATCAGGACAATATGTTATCACAGCCGACTATCAGAATTAACGCTGGTGGAGATACCTATACAGACCTCTCCGGCAACGTCTGGGCTAAGGACGCTAATTTTACTAGTAGCAATACTTACGCTACAAACAAAACTATTGGTGGTACCAGCAACCCACTACTCTATCAAACAGAACGTTGGGGAGATCAATTTTCTTACAATATCCCCATATCTAGTGGTACTTACAAAGTAAATCTAGATTTTGCTGAGATTTACTGGTCTAGTCCAGGACAACGAATTTTTGATGTGAATATTGAGGGTGCATCTGTTATCAAAAACCTGGATATCGTTGCTGAGGCCGGGGTAAATACGGCACTGAGAAAATCAGCAGACGTTCAGGTGACAGATGGGATACTCAATATAGACTTTAAGGCTAGTGTAGACAATGCAAAAGTTTCCGATATTGAAGTGATTCCTATCTCGCAGCCAACACAACCAGAATCAAAGATTCGCGTAGAAGCAGAAAATATGACTCTAACGAACTACTATGCTGAGTCGAACAGTATAGCTTCTGGTGGAAATGTCGTTAGTCTTTTGGGTACTGCTGCTGCAACTGGTATAGCTACCACTAAATTTAATGGTGCTGCTGGTAATTATAATGTCGTGGTTGGTTACTATGATGAGAACGACGGATCTGGTAATTTCGCCGTAAATATTGGCGGTAAGCCGATAGATGCATGGACTCTAAATCAGGATCTGGGTAGTAATGTAGCCACCACTGAGACTTTTGTACATCGAACTATTGCGACTGGACTAGCACTCAACCCTGGAGATGTAATCGAGATCAAAGGTACACAGAACCAGCAAGAGTACGCCAGATTTGATTACATTGAATTTCTTTCCTCTAACCAAACAGACTCGACACCACCAACGGCAAGTTTATCTGCTGCAAATATCAGTACTAATGGTGGTACAAGTCAAAACTTGACAGTAACCTATACCGATAATGTCGGAGTCAAGGTGTCTACCTTGGATTCTCAGGATATTTTAGTCACGGGCCCTAATGGAATTAAGCCCTCTGTGAAATTAGTAAGCGTGAATACCAACAGCAATGGTACACCGCGAACCGCAACTTACCAAATAACTGCACCTGGTGGTAGCTGGGATGCAGCTGATAACGGCACTTACACTGTGTCAGTACAGGCTAATCAAGTTAGCGACATCAATAACAACTATCTCCAAAGCGGTGCTTTAGGATCATTCACAGTCAACATCAAATCCGGGAATTCTTTAACGACTCCAGGTATTTGGGATTCGGCTCCAAAAATGCCTATATCCCTAGGTGAAGTGAGTTCGGGAATGATTAACGGCATACTTTATGTTATTGGTGAAGCTAACAATGCCACCCTTGCTTACAATGTGACCGCTGGAACCTGGAGTAATGTAGCTGTCAGACCATATGTGGGCAATCACCACGCAGCAGAAGTTTTCAATGGAAAACTCTATCTACTTGGAGGATTGGGTGGTGGTGCCAATGGTAAGGTACAAATCTACGATCCAACCACTAATAAGTGGAGTTTAGGTGCTGATATGCCTTTTGCCGCAGGTTCTAGTTCCTCTGCTGTAATCAGTGGGGAAATATATGTGGCTGGTGGAATTGTTAGCTCCGCTACTACTAATAAAGTAGCTAAATACAATCCTACAACTAATACTTGGACGATGCTAGCACCGATGAAACAGGGTCTTAATCACTCAGCATCTGGTACGGATGGGAGTAAGTTATATGTTTTTGGCGGTCGTGATGGCGGGAATGATGTATCCAATGGATTTGATACTGTGGAAATCTACGACCCTGCTACTAACACTTGGGTTTCTAGTTTAGATTCTGGCTCATCGCTCAAGCCTTTGCCTCAAGAACGCGGTGGTACGGGGAAAGCTGCTTATCTTAACGG
The genomic region above belongs to Calothrix sp. NIES-2098 and contains:
- a CDS encoding cation diffusion facilitator family transporter codes for the protein MTYDNRAVVRKVLIITLLLNLFVMALKAVVGYSTGSLSLLADALHSVTDSANNVLGLITSKFSSPHPDREHPYGHQKFEAVGALGISAFLGIACFEILQGAIERILKGGHPVKISAPELWLLLIVLGVNIFVTFYERSVGKRVGSPILIADATHTMSDVWVTITVIGGLVGVWLGYQWLDVVLAFPVALLVFWSGWSVLKANLPSLVDEMAIAPEAINAIALSVPGVVNCHDIASRGVLGRQVFIEMHLIVDATDVETAHRITEEVENQLEERFRPVRILIHVEPPAYQSEKITFESGSK